A single region of the Pseudalkalibacillus berkeleyi genome encodes:
- a CDS encoding DUF1189 domain-containing protein has translation MNIFKQFTVSFYSPKDMAAFRFQKIGKTIGYVFIMMLFAFIFLGTNMGLMISGFVNNFETVINDELPAFEFKDKQITSDIDKPIIYEDKEQTFIFDTTGQVTRDDLDKYSDVVAIFQDETYIITNSSVEKLDYTMMGDMNFNKEDITNLLDGAKSLLPLIISVAIIAAYIFMTALKFIGITVLALIGLIVKNVMKRKNIPYRQLWIMSAYAVTLPTILFAILESLGIMFPGQLFIYWAVAVFILSRIVKHVPVPRVPEDK, from the coding sequence ATGAATATATTTAAGCAATTCACTGTAAGTTTCTACTCACCAAAAGACATGGCAGCCTTTCGTTTTCAGAAAATCGGTAAAACAATCGGCTATGTATTTATTATGATGTTGTTCGCGTTCATCTTCTTAGGAACGAATATGGGACTAATGATCTCTGGCTTTGTAAATAACTTTGAAACAGTAATCAATGATGAGCTACCTGCTTTTGAATTCAAAGATAAACAGATCACCTCTGATATTGATAAACCAATAATTTATGAAGACAAAGAACAAACATTTATATTTGATACGACTGGTCAGGTTACACGTGATGATCTTGACAAATATTCAGATGTGGTTGCAATCTTTCAGGATGAAACCTATATCATCACGAACTCATCTGTTGAAAAGTTAGATTACACAATGATGGGTGATATGAACTTTAATAAGGAAGACATAACAAACCTACTTGATGGAGCTAAGAGTTTGTTACCACTGATTATCAGTGTGGCAATTATTGCAGCCTATATATTCATGACTGCTCTTAAGTTCATCGGAATTACAGTTCTTGCACTTATAGGTTTAATCGTAAAAAATGTGATGAAAAGAAAGAATATACCTTACCGTCAACTCTGGATTATGTCTGCATATGCAGTAACCCTTCCGACCATTCTATTTGCGATTTTAGAGTCGCTCGGTATTATGTTTCCAGGACAACTCTTTATTTACTGGGCCGTTGCGGTCTTCATACTTTCAAGAATTGTAAAACATGTACCTGTTCCTAGAGTACCCGAGGACAAATAA
- a CDS encoding DUF1002 domain-containing protein gives MKIKKWLVLALLAVFIIPGVALADAAPGDNIVTLGEDLTEQQKQDLLKEMDVSADVETITVTNEEEHQYLGEYISKAQIGSKAISSTKITIGEKDSGLNVETNNINWVTEEMYANALTTAGVTDADIYVTAPFEVSGTAALTGILKAYEVKADIKIPEEKKQVANEEMVKTVKLGDRVGADKATELMTKIKQELADNPVETEEDLRALIKRVAEEVGINLTEEELNGLVSLFNKMKDMNIDWDQVKSNLENVRNNLSEFLNKEETKSVIRNILDFFISLIEALKNLFK, from the coding sequence ATGAAAATAAAAAAATGGTTAGTATTAGCACTCTTAGCAGTATTCATCATACCGGGCGTCGCATTAGCAGATGCTGCCCCAGGAGACAACATCGTAACTTTAGGAGAGGACCTGACTGAGCAACAAAAGCAAGATTTGCTTAAAGAGATGGATGTATCAGCGGATGTTGAAACCATCACAGTAACGAATGAGGAAGAGCATCAATATCTTGGAGAATATATTTCAAAGGCTCAGATTGGTTCTAAAGCCATTTCTTCTACAAAGATCACAATTGGTGAGAAGGACTCTGGACTTAATGTTGAAACGAATAATATCAACTGGGTAACAGAAGAAATGTATGCGAACGCTCTTACTACAGCAGGCGTTACTGATGCAGACATTTATGTAACAGCTCCATTTGAAGTTTCAGGTACTGCAGCATTAACAGGTATTCTTAAGGCCTATGAAGTTAAAGCAGATATAAAGATACCAGAAGAGAAAAAGCAAGTTGCCAACGAAGAAATGGTGAAGACGGTTAAGTTAGGTGATCGAGTAGGTGCGGACAAAGCTACTGAATTGATGACCAAAATCAAACAAGAACTAGCCGATAATCCTGTTGAAACTGAAGAAGACTTAAGAGCACTTATTAAAAGAGTCGCCGAAGAAGTTGGTATCAATTTAACGGAAGAAGAATTGAATGGACTTGTGTCATTATTTAATAAGATGAAAGATATGAACATTGATTGGGATCAAGTGAAAAGTAATCTAGAAAACGTTAGAAACAATCTTAGTGAGTTTCTGAATAAAGAGGAAACGAAAAGCGTAATCAGAAACATTCTTGACTTCTTTATTTCTTTAATTGAAGCATTAAAAAATCTGTTTAAATAA
- a CDS encoding LysM peptidoglycan-binding domain-containing protein produces the protein MKKFSIAFLAFLLFYSVYFDLKIGTLPAKNDAIPVNAAYSGEINVPAYKEVVVQPGDTMLTIMERVHNGSLPVSIDTAVKNFEELNPGTSAHAIKANQSYRFPLFQ, from the coding sequence ATGAAGAAGTTTAGCATTGCGTTTCTGGCATTTCTTTTGTTCTACAGTGTTTACTTTGATTTGAAGATTGGAACTTTACCTGCAAAAAACGATGCGATTCCAGTCAATGCCGCTTATTCTGGAGAAATAAATGTACCAGCTTATAAAGAAGTCGTCGTTCAACCTGGTGATACAATGCTTACTATAATGGAAAGGGTCCATAATGGTTCCCTTCCTGTTTCAATAGATACGGCAGTGAAAAATTTTGAAGAATTGAACCCCGGAACATCAGCTCATGCAATCAAAGCTAATCAATCCTATCGCTTCCCTTTATTTCAATAG
- the ispG gene encoding flavodoxin-dependent (E)-4-hydroxy-3-methylbut-2-enyl-diphosphate synthase, producing the protein MSEITHRTKTRPVKVGNLTIGGNNEVVVQSMTTTKTHDVEATVAEILRLEEAGCQIVRVACPAMEDAEAIAEIKKRINIPLVVDIHFDYKMALKAIEGGADKIRINPGNIGRKEKVEAVVKAAKEKGIPIRIGVNAGSLEKKFLEKYGYPTADGMVESALSHIKILEDLDFHDIIVSMKASDVNLAVEAYEKASKAFDYPLHLGITESGTLFAGTVKSAAGLGIILHKGIGNTVRISLSADPVEEVKVARELLKTFGLASNAATLISCPTCGRIEIDLISIANEVEEYISNIKAPLKVAVLGCAVNGPGEAREADIGIAGARGEGLLFRHGEIIRKIPEDIMVEELKKEVDKLAEEYHAKKAKEAEEAEKV; encoded by the coding sequence ATGAGTGAAATAACTCACCGTACGAAAACAAGACCCGTCAAAGTCGGTAACTTAACGATTGGCGGAAACAATGAAGTCGTAGTACAAAGTATGACAACAACAAAAACACATGATGTAGAAGCAACTGTCGCAGAAATTTTACGATTAGAAGAAGCAGGCTGTCAGATTGTCCGAGTCGCATGTCCAGCGATGGAAGATGCTGAAGCCATTGCAGAAATTAAAAAGCGTATTAACATCCCTCTTGTAGTTGATATTCATTTCGATTATAAGATGGCTCTAAAGGCAATCGAAGGCGGAGCAGATAAGATTAGAATTAACCCAGGTAACATTGGACGAAAAGAAAAAGTGGAAGCTGTTGTAAAAGCAGCTAAAGAAAAAGGCATTCCAATTCGAATTGGAGTCAATGCTGGATCTCTTGAAAAGAAGTTTCTAGAGAAATATGGATACCCAACAGCTGATGGAATGGTAGAAAGTGCGTTAAGCCATATCAAAATCCTTGAGGATTTAGATTTCCATGACATTATCGTTTCCATGAAAGCCTCTGATGTCAACTTAGCTGTTGAAGCATATGAAAAAGCATCTAAAGCCTTCGACTATCCTTTGCATTTAGGTATTACGGAGTCAGGAACCCTCTTTGCTGGAACAGTTAAAAGTGCAGCTGGACTAGGGATTATTCTTCACAAAGGGATCGGAAATACTGTCCGAATTTCATTAAGTGCAGATCCTGTTGAAGAAGTTAAGGTTGCAAGAGAATTACTAAAGACATTTGGTTTAGCATCGAATGCTGCAACACTCATTTCATGCCCTACATGTGGCCGAATTGAAATTGACCTCATTTCTATTGCGAACGAAGTCGAAGAATATATTTCAAATATTAAAGCGCCTTTAAAAGTTGCTGTACTTGGATGTGCGGTAAACGGTCCTGGTGAAGCGCGTGAAGCAGATATCGGTATTGCAGGTGCCCGCGGGGAAGGATTACTCTTCCGCCACGGAGAAATCATTAGAAAAATACCAGAGGATATCATGGTCGAGGAGCTCAAGAAGGAAGTCGACAAACTCGCTGAAGAATATCATGCAAAGAAAGCAAAAGAAGCAGAAGAAGCTGAAAAAGTTTAA
- a CDS encoding DUF4190 domain-containing protein, whose protein sequence is MENNRYDREERTHREYDNDFMEETAAEVLPLPEQERGYENNTNRDRDFEEGSDEQNEGRGVGYFALALSVLSLFFLPVLLGAAGIIVGFFARRRGASTTGNWAIGLGIASIVVSLIFVPFF, encoded by the coding sequence ATGGAAAATAATCGATACGATCGTGAAGAAAGAACTCACCGAGAGTACGACAATGATTTTATGGAAGAAACTGCTGCAGAGGTACTCCCTCTTCCAGAGCAAGAACGCGGATACGAAAACAATACGAATCGCGACCGTGATTTTGAAGAAGGTTCAGATGAACAGAACGAGGGTAGAGGTGTAGGGTATTTCGCGCTTGCACTTTCAGTCCTATCACTGTTCTTCCTTCCTGTATTGTTAGGGGCCGCTGGGATCATCGTTGGATTTTTTGCAAGAAGACGAGGAGCAAGCACAACAGGAAACTGGGCAATTGGGCTAGGAATAGCATCTATTGTCGTCAGTCTAATCTTTGTCCCATTCTTCTAA
- a CDS encoding DUF1540 domain-containing protein, with translation MPTVKCNVANCVYWGEGNNCQADSILVEVDQHANEDYDMSASGNLIEDALHKDQARHNAETCCHTFRSKH, from the coding sequence ATGCCAACAGTAAAATGTAATGTAGCCAACTGTGTTTATTGGGGCGAAGGGAACAACTGTCAAGCTGACTCGATATTAGTTGAAGTTGACCAACATGCAAACGAAGATTATGATATGTCTGCCTCTGGTAACTTGATCGAAGATGCTTTGCATAAGGATCAAGCCAGACATAATGCTGAAACATGCTGTCACACCTTTCGTTCAAAACATTAA
- a CDS encoding Fur family transcriptional regulator, producing MNVSEALKILKDHGYKYTRKRELFLELFASERRYLTAREVLEYLKPTFSGLSFDTIYRNLSVFTELGILEETELDGEKRFRYSCMMPGHHHHMICLTCGKTSAVKACPMNDIESDDFQITDHKFEIYGYCKECH from the coding sequence ATGAATGTTTCTGAAGCACTTAAAATCTTAAAGGATCATGGGTACAAATATACTCGTAAGCGAGAATTGTTTTTGGAGCTATTTGCCAGCGAACGTCGTTACTTAACGGCAAGGGAAGTGTTGGAGTATTTAAAACCAACATTCTCAGGGCTTAGCTTCGATACAATTTATAGAAACTTATCTGTATTTACAGAACTCGGAATACTTGAGGAGACTGAACTGGATGGTGAGAAAAGATTTCGATATTCTTGTATGATGCCAGGACATCATCACCATATGATATGTCTTACCTGTGGCAAGACAAGTGCTGTGAAGGCGTGTCCCATGAACGACATCGAATCAGATGATTTTCAGATTACAGATCATAAGTTTGAAATTTACGGGTACTGCAAGGAATGTCATTGA
- a CDS encoding metal ABC transporter permease, protein MIEDFIQYDFIRNATFVGLMIGFLAPLLGVFIVVRRQALIADALSHITLAGIAASLLVSKQVPAFKMLNPVYLGMAFSVTGSVLIERLRREYKHYQELAIPIILSVGIGLSVIFISLANGFNTDLFNYLFGSIIAVDASDVWMVLGILIVVTTAIILFYKELFLLSFDEDQAQVAGIRSKSIQFLFMVMVALVIAASMRIVGILLVSSLITLPVAASIRIAKGFKQTIFISILFGEASVIAGLFTAYYFDLAPGGTIVLFAALILLLVIIWKKYRYAFRSVEGKK, encoded by the coding sequence ATGATTGAGGACTTTATACAATATGACTTTATTCGTAACGCAACATTTGTCGGCTTGATGATTGGATTTCTTGCACCTTTACTTGGTGTTTTTATTGTAGTAAGAAGGCAGGCGTTAATAGCAGACGCGCTTTCCCACATCACATTAGCAGGCATAGCCGCAAGCTTACTTGTCAGCAAACAAGTCCCTGCTTTTAAAATGCTGAATCCGGTCTATCTTGGGATGGCTTTTTCGGTTACGGGATCTGTACTTATTGAGCGACTTAGAAGAGAGTACAAACATTATCAAGAACTGGCAATCCCTATCATTTTGTCAGTCGGGATTGGATTAAGTGTCATATTTATTTCATTAGCAAATGGATTTAACACTGATTTATTCAATTATTTATTTGGAAGTATCATTGCAGTTGATGCTTCGGACGTGTGGATGGTCTTAGGTATATTAATTGTGGTAACAACAGCAATCATATTGTTTTATAAAGAACTGTTTCTGCTCTCATTTGATGAGGATCAAGCTCAGGTTGCGGGAATCCGATCAAAGTCTATACAGTTCTTATTTATGGTTATGGTTGCACTCGTTATTGCGGCGTCCATGCGTATCGTTGGGATCTTACTCGTATCTTCTTTAATCACATTGCCTGTTGCTGCAAGCATTCGGATTGCAAAAGGGTTTAAACAAACGATTTTTATATCGATTTTGTTTGGAGAAGCATCGGTCATTGCTGGTCTTTTCACAGCCTATTATTTTGATTTAGCACCAGGAGGAACAATTGTACTATTCGCTGCACTTATTTTATTACTTGTGATCATTTGGAAAAAATATAGATATGCATTTCGTTCTGTGGAGGGAAAGAAATGA
- a CDS encoding metal ABC transporter ATP-binding protein, which produces MKSSVVSIKDVSFSYQDRNVLEHINLEVPEGSFLALLGPNGSGKSTLIKILLGLNPLQTGQVELFGVNLRKFKAWNKIGYVSQKANSFNTGFPATVFEVVSMGLFGKIGMFNFMNKAHKKRVREALKTVGLEEYAKQNIGELSGGQQQRAFIARALVSDPKLLILDEPTVGVDASSVEDFYELLKRLNQQYGITLLLVTHDMGPVTNLVTHVACLNKKLHFHGNTTEYERMDNRDLSAFYGHPVHAMDHHHHD; this is translated from the coding sequence ATGAAATCATCTGTCGTATCCATTAAAGATGTATCATTTAGTTACCAAGATCGGAACGTGTTAGAACATATAAATTTAGAAGTGCCTGAAGGATCATTCCTAGCATTACTAGGTCCAAATGGATCAGGTAAATCTACATTAATTAAAATATTACTTGGTCTTAATCCTTTACAAACAGGACAGGTCGAATTATTTGGTGTGAATTTACGGAAATTTAAAGCCTGGAACAAAATCGGATATGTCTCCCAGAAAGCGAATAGCTTCAATACTGGATTTCCTGCTACTGTATTTGAAGTCGTATCGATGGGGTTATTCGGTAAAATTGGCATGTTCAATTTCATGAACAAAGCACATAAAAAACGTGTGAGGGAAGCGCTTAAGACCGTCGGGCTAGAAGAGTATGCAAAGCAGAATATTGGAGAGTTGTCTGGTGGGCAGCAACAAAGGGCTTTTATTGCAAGAGCACTCGTTAGTGATCCTAAATTATTAATTCTTGATGAACCAACCGTAGGAGTAGATGCTTCTTCTGTTGAGGACTTTTATGAATTGTTGAAACGATTAAATCAACAATATGGAATCACTTTATTGCTCGTCACGCATGACATGGGTCCAGTTACAAACTTGGTTACCCACGTCGCTTGCTTGAACAAGAAATTGCACTTTCACGGAAACACGACTGAATATGAAAGAATGGACAACAGAGACTTGTCAGCTTTTTATGGTCACCCTGTGCATGCAATGGATCATCATCACCATGATTAA
- a CDS encoding lytic transglycosylase domain-containing protein, whose protein sequence is MRNKKHLYILFGAFMSLIMALSYTFLQNHTLKQKLEKKKEQTLLLESEKDYQQMVSFYKKERQSKKPQASGFVVRKEAQKLAKQFHKHSDGRFKEEWGQFLVTESLRNDVDPYIVYELLRVETGNKFDPTLVGPKTKYGRAYGMAQFMENTAPWIAEMAGMEYESKEQLFNPYYAIQLSIVYLDYLHAKYDDWDKALTAYHRGMYGLEKYIQKEGHAESWYAKEIQQKAEKQELIAVGDK, encoded by the coding sequence TTGCGAAACAAAAAGCATTTATACATTCTCTTTGGTGCTTTTATGTCATTAATCATGGCATTATCATATACGTTTTTACAAAATCATACTTTGAAGCAAAAGCTTGAGAAGAAGAAGGAACAAACTTTACTTTTGGAGTCAGAAAAGGACTATCAACAAATGGTCTCGTTTTATAAAAAAGAACGCCAAAGTAAAAAGCCTCAAGCCAGCGGTTTTGTCGTCAGAAAAGAAGCGCAGAAGCTTGCTAAACAATTTCACAAGCACAGTGACGGAAGGTTTAAAGAAGAGTGGGGACAATTTCTAGTAACAGAATCGTTAAGAAATGATGTAGACCCTTATATTGTATATGAACTACTACGTGTTGAAACGGGTAACAAATTTGATCCAACCTTAGTAGGACCGAAGACGAAATATGGACGAGCATATGGAATGGCTCAATTTATGGAAAATACTGCACCATGGATCGCAGAGATGGCAGGCATGGAATATGAAAGCAAAGAGCAGTTATTTAACCCATATTATGCGATTCAGTTATCCATTGTATATTTGGATTATCTTCATGCCAAATATGATGATTGGGATAAAGCTTTAACCGCATATCATAGAGGAATGTATGGACTTGAGAAATATATTCAAAAAGAAGGCCATGCAGAAAGCTGGTATGCTAAAGAGATTCAACAAAAAGCAGAAAAGCAAGAATTAATTGCCGTAGGTGATAAGTAA
- a CDS encoding YitT family protein has protein sequence MVQPKQHKRESIGHLIYRLVMIILGAGLAAVSIELFLIPNKIIDGGIIGVSLILDYLSPLSFSVLVILLNLPFMFSGYKQIGKTFVVSSLVGILSLAIFEPLLHGLEPFTNELILATVFGGLVLGVGVGLVIRHGGSLDGTEIFGILISKKIPFSIGEIVMFLNIFVFAWAGFVFGPERAMYSILTYYIAFKTIDTVIQGLDETKAVLIVSDHYEEISGAILDRLGRGTTKLMGKGGYTDAQKEVIYAVITRLEVTKLKNIVHDIDKNAFITIMNTQETKGAKFKSQIH, from the coding sequence ATGGTACAACCAAAACAACATAAAAGAGAAAGTATTGGACATCTGATCTACCGATTGGTCATGATCATTCTTGGAGCTGGTTTAGCAGCGGTTTCGATTGAACTATTTCTCATACCGAACAAAATTATTGATGGAGGCATTATCGGGGTTTCCTTGATACTGGATTATCTTTCTCCACTCAGCTTTTCTGTGTTGGTAATCCTTTTAAATTTGCCGTTCATGTTTTCAGGGTACAAGCAGATCGGAAAGACATTTGTTGTTTCTTCTCTCGTCGGTATATTGAGTTTAGCTATATTTGAGCCTCTCCTTCATGGCTTAGAGCCATTTACAAATGAATTGATTTTAGCGACCGTATTTGGAGGTTTAGTTCTCGGTGTCGGGGTAGGTCTTGTCATACGACACGGGGGTTCGCTAGACGGTACAGAAATTTTCGGAATTCTAATCTCGAAAAAGATTCCATTTTCTATCGGGGAAATTGTGATGTTTTTGAATATATTTGTATTTGCTTGGGCAGGATTTGTTTTTGGTCCAGAAAGAGCCATGTATTCAATCCTTACATATTACATAGCCTTTAAAACGATTGATACGGTTATTCAAGGACTAGATGAAACGAAAGCCGTTTTAATCGTGTCTGATCACTATGAAGAAATATCTGGTGCAATTCTAGACAGGCTTGGACGTGGTACAACTAAGTTAATGGGTAAAGGTGGTTATACCGATGCTCAGAAAGAAGTCATTTATGCTGTAATCACCAGGCTGGAAGTAACCAAACTTAAAAACATTGTTCATGATATCGATAAAAATGCATTCATTACAATTATGAATACCCAAGAAACGAAAGGCGCGAAATTCAAATCACAGATTCATTAA
- a CDS encoding NCS2 family permease, with the protein MKQFIENWFRLSVHGTSIKQELVAGITSFFTISYIIIVNPLILADAGIPYYGALMATILVSIISCLFIGIYANAPIILSPGMGVNAFFTYTIVQGMGLTWQEGLGAVVMAGILFCIAAFTPIKSLLSKSVPDSLKHGITVGIGLFLAFIGLQKAGIVEKSPDTFVKLGDLSEPSTLLALLGFIICLTFFVKKIKGGFILSVLLISVLAYFLDLTPQAQPMKGNTSLLIFEADLTSWITMDFWIASFSLALILIVENMGLLHGMLPNEDKFDRSFQSSAFSSVLSGMFGTSPTISTAESASGIAEGGRTGLTAIVAGLLFILSIFAIPVLSGIPDAAIAPVLIVIGGVMMQSIQYIQLDDFTESFPAFMIIALIPLTYSIVDGLAFGFIVYPIIKMAIGQFKQVPKTMYVMASLFILNFVFHFYM; encoded by the coding sequence ATGAAACAATTTATTGAAAATTGGTTTCGACTTTCCGTACATGGTACTTCAATTAAGCAGGAGCTAGTTGCTGGTATTACTTCTTTCTTCACAATTAGTTATATTATTATTGTCAATCCGCTCATTTTAGCGGATGCAGGTATTCCTTATTACGGAGCTCTTATGGCGACGATTCTAGTCAGCATCATTTCGTGTCTCTTTATAGGAATATACGCTAATGCCCCGATCATTCTTTCCCCAGGGATGGGCGTTAATGCGTTTTTCACTTATACAATTGTGCAAGGAATGGGATTAACGTGGCAAGAAGGCCTAGGCGCAGTCGTTATGGCAGGTATTCTTTTTTGTATTGCTGCCTTTACACCTATCAAGTCACTTTTATCAAAGTCAGTTCCAGACTCCTTAAAGCATGGAATCACGGTTGGTATTGGTTTATTCCTTGCCTTCATCGGTCTACAAAAAGCTGGAATCGTTGAAAAGAGCCCAGATACATTTGTTAAATTAGGAGACTTAAGCGAACCATCCACTTTACTCGCATTACTAGGTTTCATAATTTGTCTAACCTTCTTTGTGAAGAAAATTAAGGGTGGGTTCATCCTATCTGTACTTTTGATTTCAGTGCTTGCGTATTTCTTGGACTTGACGCCACAAGCTCAACCAATGAAGGGAAATACATCACTTCTCATTTTTGAAGCAGATTTGACTAGCTGGATCACGATGGATTTCTGGATTGCATCGTTTTCACTTGCACTGATCCTTATTGTAGAGAATATGGGTTTACTGCACGGAATGCTCCCAAATGAAGACAAATTCGATCGTTCGTTCCAGTCTAGCGCTTTTTCAAGTGTGCTTTCCGGTATGTTTGGCACAAGTCCAACTATATCGACTGCTGAAAGTGCATCAGGAATAGCTGAAGGTGGTCGAACTGGACTTACAGCAATTGTTGCTGGATTACTGTTCATTCTATCAATCTTCGCAATCCCTGTACTCTCAGGAATTCCGGATGCTGCAATTGCACCAGTACTTATTGTAATTGGTGGCGTTATGATGCAGTCCATACAGTATATTCAATTAGACGATTTTACTGAAAGCTTTCCAGCTTTCATGATTATCGCATTGATTCCATTAACTTATAGTATTGTTGATGGTTTGGCTTTTGGATTTATTGTGTACCCCATAATTAAAATGGCAATTGGACAATTCAAACAAGTGCCGAAAACAATGTATGTCATGGCATCCTTATTCATATTAAATTTCGTGTTCCACTTTTATATGTAA
- a CDS encoding ATP-binding protein encodes MQYCQSDNTFAAFQHIMNDLTDDLYLLVKSNGSVIESNKVAQSKIMIEGSVNFYDLCLKEDQPKAYSFLEELSIEGSAIRTLTHPSRSGWITVEYRGKLLNDELVLLGKVQQNAVQNCTKIKSLDYKQKYEKEHEFRKFMFRELEIGILTVTSTNEIDCCNERMKLFFELESVNQLIGQNLLHLNALHPLLSQIQQMTIEIRSTKIVNERFYYEDDILYQVKGMYFESDESIRFVLYDRSHQQRFENLLLYKKQMESVSHLAAGVAHELRNPLSVIQGFIQLSSVTKDFSKYYDTVLSELARMNEIIEDFLSVSRRKMHKQKERPDLIVKSLVHIIQSECLLHNVYFEHDVEECNFYSMMNESMVKQVVLNLLRNSVEAYHNIENNRFIKLSGSVTSTCYEVIFRDQGPGMNETILEQIGKPFFTTKEKGNGIGIALCKKIIEDHGGEFCIRSKLGQGTSIKFTLPLINKKNS; translated from the coding sequence ATGCAATACTGTCAATCCGACAATACATTTGCAGCCTTTCAACATATAATGAATGACCTTACAGATGACCTTTATTTACTTGTGAAGTCAAATGGGTCCGTTATAGAATCTAATAAAGTTGCTCAATCGAAAATAATGATTGAAGGTTCAGTAAATTTCTATGATCTATGTTTGAAAGAGGACCAACCTAAAGCTTATTCTTTTTTAGAAGAGCTGTCGATTGAAGGCTCAGCCATTCGAACCCTTACGCACCCATCCAGAAGCGGTTGGATTACAGTAGAATATCGTGGAAAGTTATTAAATGATGAATTAGTACTCTTAGGTAAAGTTCAACAGAACGCTGTACAAAATTGCACAAAGATTAAATCGCTTGACTATAAACAGAAATACGAGAAAGAACATGAATTTCGAAAATTTATGTTTCGAGAACTAGAGATTGGCATTTTAACGGTTACCTCGACAAATGAAATTGATTGCTGTAATGAACGGATGAAATTATTTTTCGAATTAGAATCAGTAAATCAATTAATTGGTCAAAATCTTCTCCATTTGAATGCTCTCCACCCATTGTTATCTCAAATACAACAGATGACAATAGAAATCCGCTCAACAAAAATTGTGAATGAACGATTTTATTATGAAGATGATATTCTTTATCAGGTAAAAGGCATGTACTTTGAGTCTGATGAGAGTATTCGTTTTGTGTTGTACGATCGATCCCACCAACAACGATTTGAGAACTTATTGTTATATAAAAAGCAGATGGAATCAGTATCGCATTTAGCTGCTGGGGTTGCTCATGAATTGCGTAATCCTTTGTCGGTCATACAAGGGTTTATTCAATTGTCTTCAGTAACGAAAGATTTCAGTAAATATTATGACACGGTACTATCTGAATTAGCGAGGATGAATGAGATCATTGAGGATTTCTTATCTGTATCACGGAGAAAGATGCACAAACAGAAGGAGAGACCCGATTTAATTGTGAAATCATTGGTCCATATCATACAGTCTGAATGCTTATTACATAATGTGTATTTTGAACATGACGTTGAAGAATGTAATTTCTACAGTATGATGAACGAATCTATGGTTAAGCAGGTCGTTCTGAATTTATTAAGGAATTCCGTTGAGGCGTATCATAACATAGAAAATAATCGTTTTATCAAACTTTCAGGGTCTGTGACTTCAACCTGTTACGAAGTCATATTTAGAGACCAAGGGCCAGGAATGAATGAGACGATTCTCGAACAAATTGGTAAACCTTTTTTCACTACGAAAGAAAAAGGAAACGGCATTGGAATTGCTTTATGTAAGAAGATCATTGAGGATCATGGTGGAGAATTCTGTATTAGAAGTAAATTAGGCCAAGGTACTTCAATAAAATTCACTTTACCCTTAATCAATAAAAAGAACAGCTGA
- a CDS encoding DUF2624 family protein encodes MNPFLQQMINHKLNTLSAEELIALGSQYNIQLTDAQAAQIIRILRQEKIDVSDVKQRDRIIKRIEAVTSPQVAQTIQVMFQSISR; translated from the coding sequence ATGAATCCTTTTCTACAACAGATGATCAACCATAAGCTGAATACGCTATCAGCAGAAGAATTGATTGCCCTAGGATCACAATACAATATTCAATTAACCGATGCGCAAGCTGCTCAAATCATTCGAATACTTAGACAAGAGAAAATTGATGTTTCAGATGTTAAGCAAAGAGATCGTATTATAAAAAGAATTGAAGCTGTTACTAGCCCTCAAGTTGCACAAACGATCCAAGTCATGTTCCAATCGATCTCAAGATAA